One Ahaetulla prasina isolate Xishuangbanna chromosome 10, ASM2864084v1, whole genome shotgun sequence genomic region harbors:
- the LOC131204243 gene encoding uncharacterized protein K02A2.6-like, producing the protein MKSLARSYVWWPLMDNDINDRVGKCQSCQESRPLPPTAPIREWEKPQGPWSRIHIDFAGPFHGQTFLIVVDAYSKWLEIIIMKTTTAEAVITVLRHLFVTHGLPDTLVSDNGPQFTATQFEGYLAEEGIRHVLSAPFHPATNGLAERFVRSAKEALSRISPGDWQTKIDTFLAVQHRTPCVTTGRSPSELLMGRKLRCPLDRLNPTYTPDGYKGSKEKTREMSVGDPVWAHNYSEGPVWLKGTILGITGPKSYIVDMEDGRVWRRHIDQLRKRVQGNPETKQPGPDYQMFESTADSNPRRAEDLSDSEEVQRRQPAPPEDSRDDSANNPGPDGPEEKRGGTNSPSDQLDSLPENELHSPTRTLNVRSQKRRLRKGKRLSLG; encoded by the exons atgaagagtttagcgaggagctatgtgtggtggcccctaatggataacgACATTaacgacagggtagggaaatgccaatcctgccaagagtcaaggccactaccccctacagccccaattagagagtgggagaaaccccagggcccatggtccaggattcacatagattttgccgggccgttccatgggcagacctttttaattgtagtagatgcctactcaaaatggttagaaatcataatTATGAAAactacaacggccgaagcagttatcacagtcctgaggcatctattcgtaacacacggcctaccagacaccctagtctccgacaacggcccgcaattcacggcaacccagtttgaggggtacttagcggaagagggcatccgacatgtcctctcggcgcctttccacccggcgacgaacggacttgcagaacgtttcgttcggagcgccaaggaagcgctatctagaataagtccaggcgattggcaaaccaaaattgataccttcttggcagtccaacatagaaccccctgtgtgacaactggccgtagCCCATCAGAGCTATTGATGGGTAGAAAACTCAGGTGCCCCTTAGAccgattaaacccaacatacaccccagatgggtacaagggtagcaaagaaaaaaccagggaaatgtcagtaggtgacccagtatgggcacacaactatagcgaaggcccagtATGGTTAAAAGGGACCATTCTAggcataaccgggccgaaatcatatatagtggacatggaggatggccgggtatggagacgccacatagaccaattaagaaaaagagtacaaggcaatccagaaaccaaacagccaggccctgactaccaaatgtttgaatctacagctgattcaaacccgaggcgagcggaggacttatctgactccgaagaagtccagcgacgccaaccggctcctcctgaagacagcagggatgactctgccaataatccggggccggacggcccagaggagaagcggggaggaacaaacagtccctccgaccagctcgactcactcccagagaatgaattgcacag CCCAACTAGAACACTCAACGTGAGGTCCCAAAAGAGGCGTCTACGCAAGGGAAAGAGGCTATCATTAGGCTGA